In one window of Lampris incognitus isolate fLamInc1 chromosome 3, fLamInc1.hap2, whole genome shotgun sequence DNA:
- the gpr88 gene encoding LOW QUALITY PROTEIN: probable G-protein coupled receptor 88 (The sequence of the model RefSeq protein was modified relative to this genomic sequence to represent the inferred CDS: deleted 2 bases in 1 codon; substituted 1 base at 1 genomic stop codon), with protein sequence MSFVGSGCGVVGSGCGVVGSGCGVVGSEKLRTVSNAFIVSGCVSNLLSVHWMLGFKDALLVLRTTVSLLSHSLVAINRCIVITKPPATRVHRRKHVGWMTAGSHILSAGSLVLCLGVQMSVLLYCSFKIFSNVQSSVKRVFILRFPAVQNIRRDRHPGRHVLSVCFVSLINWIFREGTVSXPFKLLSWLMFCTFFVTNSFLLKNGEFMKSFQSVLKGDKEVMRGDKELLSEYSVLQVLPLTQVVCTGD encoded by the exons ATGAGTTTCGTTGGCTCCGGCTGTGGGGTCGTTGGATCCGGCTGTGGGGTCGTTGGATCCGGCTGTGGGGTCGTTGGATCTGAAAAGCTGCGGACGGTCAGCAACGCCTTCATCGTGAGCGGCTGCGTGTCCAACCTGCT CTCCGTTCACTGGATGCTAGGTTTTAAGGATGCGCTTCTGGTCCTCAGGACCACGGTTTCCCTTCTATCCCATTCCCTGGTCGCCATTAATCGGTGCATAGTAATCACTAAACCACCAGCAACACGTGTTCACCGGAGGAAGCACGTGGGATGGATGACCGCCGGCTC TCACATCCTGTCCGCCGGGTCTCTGGTTTTATGTCTTGGTGTTCAGATGTCGGTTCTCCTCTACTGTTCCTTCAAAATCTTCAGCAATGTCCAAAGCAGCGTGAAGAGGGTCTTCATCCTTCGGTTCCCGGCAGTTCAGAACATCAGGAGAGACAGACACCCCGGTCGCCATGTCC TGTCCGTCTGCTTTGTCTCTCTGATCAACTGGATTTTTCGCGAGGGCACAGTTTCCTGACCATTTAAACTCCTCTCGTGGTTGATGTTCTGCACATTT TTTGTAACAAACTCTTTTCTGTTGAAGAATGGGGAGTTCATGAAGTCCTTTCAGTCAGTTCTGAAGGGCGATAAGGAGGTTATGAGGGGAGATAAGGAG CTGTTGTCAGAGTATTCCGTACTGCAAGTACTCCCTCTGACCCAAGTGGTGTGTACGGGGGACTAG